Proteins co-encoded in one Streptomyces sp. NBC_00557 genomic window:
- a CDS encoding transposase — protein sequence MSTVRHVVEVGDQIRFAGGVFTLAGLDGPRCRIVDEDGSVQVLLLTQLYADEDFCVVAGCAEPRRAPVWGPLASLEAGVREKALAWERHIREVETGHPEPDGRGAPREEFDPELRSLAEREAAKAAELTEQGEPVSVATVRRMRTRYRRQGVWGLVDGRTTRARSPWGRADERVVNAIRAALEAQRERSTGTLSRLRRQVGWLLQDAYGPGTVKVPPVATFNRLVHAVADGQGLLGPAVQQRWRTSRPEPPFTPTVVARPGELVMMDSTPLDVLAVLEDGRIGRLELTMAMDVATRSITAAVLRPRGTKAVDAAVLLAQTVVPEPLRPAWPEVLAMASSVIPYERLLSIDARMQGAAARPVIFPSTVVIDQGKVFISQCFLAAAEHLGISVQPCPPASAPAKGHVERGFGSVGTLFAQYVSGYTGCHISRRGHRVEDEACWTLPQLQDLLDEWVVSGWQERRHRALCHPLMPKLALTPNEMWAALVGIAGHVPVPLRAADYIELLPARRCAIGAEGIRFDYRTYDSKALNGHRQRSTAPDGKWEVHYNPYEPSRCWVRLPTGWAEAGWIHRTLVSRPFTDTAWRHIRTVVDQRAGRAEHEEHLARALDELLRRAGGKTAGTRGQEPATGLGAGPTGVLPQADTGVLGTREVSRLSEEEPNQDDADDPVAGTADAWEVFDAHQEAEQW from the coding sequence GTGAGCACTGTGCGGCATGTGGTGGAGGTGGGAGACCAGATCCGCTTCGCCGGTGGTGTGTTCACTCTGGCGGGGCTGGACGGGCCTCGATGCCGGATCGTGGATGAGGACGGGAGCGTCCAGGTGCTCCTGCTCACGCAGCTGTATGCAGACGAGGACTTCTGTGTGGTGGCCGGCTGTGCCGAGCCGCGCCGGGCGCCGGTGTGGGGGCCGTTGGCCAGCCTTGAGGCAGGCGTCCGCGAGAAGGCTCTGGCCTGGGAGCGGCACATCCGCGAGGTCGAGACGGGTCATCCGGAGCCAGACGGGAGGGGTGCTCCGCGCGAGGAGTTCGACCCGGAGTTGCGCAGCCTCGCCGAGCGGGAGGCTGCCAAGGCGGCGGAGCTCACCGAGCAGGGGGAGCCGGTCAGCGTGGCCACGGTACGGCGCATGCGCACCCGCTACCGCAGGCAGGGCGTGTGGGGGCTGGTCGACGGGCGTACGACACGAGCGAGGTCGCCGTGGGGGCGTGCCGACGAGCGGGTGGTCAACGCCATCAGGGCAGCGCTGGAGGCGCAGCGGGAGCGGTCCACCGGGACGCTGAGCCGACTGCGTCGGCAGGTGGGCTGGCTGCTGCAGGACGCCTACGGACCAGGCACGGTGAAGGTGCCGCCGGTGGCTACGTTCAATCGGCTGGTCCATGCGGTCGCCGACGGCCAGGGGCTGCTGGGCCCTGCGGTGCAGCAGCGCTGGCGGACGAGTCGGCCTGAGCCGCCGTTCACGCCCACCGTCGTAGCGCGGCCCGGCGAGCTCGTCATGATGGACAGCACCCCGCTGGACGTACTGGCCGTGCTCGAGGACGGGCGCATCGGGCGGCTGGAACTGACCATGGCCATGGACGTGGCCACCCGCAGTATCACCGCTGCCGTGCTGCGCCCGCGGGGAACGAAGGCGGTCGACGCGGCAGTCCTCCTCGCGCAGACCGTCGTGCCCGAGCCCCTGCGGCCCGCCTGGCCCGAAGTGCTGGCGATGGCCTCCTCGGTGATCCCCTACGAGCGGCTGTTAAGCATCGATGCCCGGATGCAGGGCGCTGCTGCGCGACCGGTGATCTTCCCGTCCACGGTCGTCATCGACCAGGGAAAGGTGTTCATTTCCCAGTGCTTTCTCGCGGCCGCCGAGCATCTGGGAATCTCTGTCCAGCCGTGCCCGCCCGCGTCCGCGCCCGCGAAGGGCCACGTGGAGCGCGGCTTCGGATCGGTGGGGACGCTGTTCGCGCAATACGTCTCCGGCTACACCGGCTGCCACATCAGCCGGCGCGGCCACCGCGTCGAGGACGAAGCCTGCTGGACCCTGCCCCAGCTTCAGGACCTGCTGGACGAGTGGGTGGTCAGTGGGTGGCAGGAACGGCGGCACCGGGCACTATGCCACCCTCTGATGCCCAAGCTGGCGCTCACGCCCAACGAGATGTGGGCGGCCCTGGTCGGCATCGCCGGGCACGTGCCTGTCCCTCTGAGAGCCGCCGACTACATCGAGCTGCTCCCCGCCCGGCGGTGTGCGATCGGCGCCGAGGGCATCCGGTTCGATTACCGCACCTACGACAGCAAGGCCCTCAACGGCCACCGGCAGCGTTCCACCGCGCCGGACGGCAAGTGGGAGGTCCACTACAACCCCTACGAGCCCTCACGCTGCTGGGTGCGTCTGCCCACCGGCTGGGCCGAGGCGGGATGGATCCACCGCACTTTGGTCAGCCGACCCTTCACCGACACCGCCTGGCGGCATATCCGTACCGTCGTCGACCAACGCGCAGGACGTGCCGAACACGAGGAACACCTCGCCCGCGCACTCGACGAACTCCTGCGTCGCGCCGGCGGCAAGACCGCCGGTACCCGCGGCCAGGAGCCGGCCACCGGCTTGGGGGCAGGTCCCACGGGCGTGCTCCCACAGGCGGACACCGGCGTGCTCGGGACCCGAGAGGTGAGTCGGCTGAGCGAAGAGGAGCCCAATCAGGACGACGCCGACGATCCGGTCGCCGGCACAGCTGATGCCTGGGAAGTCTTCGACGCCCATCAGGAGGCAGAGCAGTGGTAG
- a CDS encoding TnsA-like heteromeric transposase endonuclease subunit: MAAELAPADCPPVRGFAVRRGRRLAPGWWWAATTGRLVAYGSTAMRDRLMLLDQERRVVGLACRPLEFVWRDGRRVVAHAPQLAARLADGGHVLVDCLGAGFPPRRLAGVQAVLEECAQEVGWQYRVEPAADPVVVANVRWLSGYRHPRCAGSVRPGRLRDVFASRRPLVEGAAALGDVIRTLPVVYHGLWSGELTAALDRPLTESTLVAAAGRHER, translated from the coding sequence GTGGCCGCTGAACTGGCGCCGGCTGACTGCCCGCCGGTGCGTGGCTTCGCGGTGCGCCGGGGCAGAAGGTTGGCTCCTGGTTGGTGGTGGGCGGCCACCACGGGTCGGTTGGTGGCTTACGGGAGCACGGCGATGAGGGACCGCCTGATGCTGCTGGACCAGGAACGGCGGGTGGTAGGGCTGGCGTGCCGCCCGCTGGAATTCGTGTGGCGGGACGGCAGGCGGGTGGTAGCCCATGCTCCTCAGCTGGCCGCGCGCCTCGCTGACGGAGGTCACGTGCTCGTGGACTGCCTCGGTGCCGGCTTCCCACCGCGCCGTCTTGCCGGTGTGCAGGCTGTGCTGGAGGAGTGTGCGCAGGAGGTGGGATGGCAGTACCGGGTCGAGCCTGCCGCGGATCCGGTGGTGGTGGCCAACGTGCGCTGGCTGTCGGGGTACCGCCACCCGCGCTGCGCGGGCAGTGTCCGTCCAGGCCGGTTGCGTGACGTCTTCGCGTCTCGACGGCCCTTGGTGGAGGGGGCTGCCGCGCTCGGTGATGTGATCCGGACCTTGCCGGTCGTCTACCACGGCTTGTGGAGTGGTGAACTGACCGCGGCGCTGGACCGGCCGCTCACCGAAAGCACTCTGGTTGCCGCGGCCGGACGGCACGAGCGGTGA